The following proteins are co-located in the Mycolicibacterium goodii genome:
- the folE gene encoding GTP cyclohydrolase I FolE, with amino-acid sequence MTQSLRGHHNNVRRVFDQQRAEAAVRELLIAIGEDPEREGLLDTPARVARAYKELMAGLHTDPDAVLNTTFDEGHDELVLVKQIPMYSTCEHHLVSFHGVAHVGYIPGVDGRVTGLSKIARLVDLYSKRPQVQERLTAQIADALMRKLDPRGVIVVIEAEHLCMAMRGVRKPGAVTTTSAVRGQFKTDKASRAEALELILRK; translated from the coding sequence ATGACGCAGTCCCTGCGCGGGCACCACAACAACGTCCGCAGGGTGTTCGACCAACAGCGCGCCGAAGCCGCGGTGCGGGAACTGCTCATCGCGATCGGCGAGGACCCCGAGCGGGAGGGACTCCTCGACACCCCGGCCCGCGTCGCGCGCGCCTACAAGGAGCTGATGGCCGGGTTGCACACCGATCCGGACGCCGTGCTCAACACCACCTTCGACGAGGGCCACGACGAACTCGTGCTGGTCAAGCAGATTCCGATGTATTCGACGTGCGAGCACCACCTGGTGTCGTTCCACGGGGTCGCGCACGTCGGCTACATCCCCGGTGTCGACGGCCGGGTCACCGGACTGTCGAAGATCGCGCGCCTGGTCGACCTGTACTCGAAGCGGCCGCAGGTGCAGGAACGGCTGACCGCCCAGATCGCCGACGCGCTCATGCGCAAGCTCGACCCTCGCGGGGTCATCGTGGTGATCGAGGCCGAGCACCTGTGCATGGCCATGCGCGGGGTCCGCAAGCCGGGAGCGGTGACCACCACCTCGGCGGTGCGCGGACAGTTCAAGACCGACAAGGCATCTCGAGCCGAGGCGCTGGAACTTATCCTGCGCAAGTGA
- the folP gene encoding dihydropteroate synthase, translating into MGVVNVTQDSFSDGGMFIDTDRAVEHGLALIAAGAAIIDVGGESTRPGATRIDPRVEAARVTPVIRELAAQGITISIDTMHADVARAALDAGAHIVNDVSGGRADPAMAGVLADAKVPWILMHWRSVDADHPHRVPEYRDVVAEVRTELLAAVDAAVAAGVEPDRLIIDPGLGFAKTAEHNWALLHALPELVGTGIPVLVGASRKRFLGTLLAAQDGTPRPPDGRETATAVISALAGLHGAWGVRVHDVQRSVDALKVVRAWTTGGQIG; encoded by the coding sequence ATGGGCGTCGTCAACGTCACGCAAGACTCGTTCTCCGACGGTGGGATGTTCATCGACACCGACCGCGCCGTCGAACACGGGCTCGCGCTGATCGCCGCGGGCGCGGCGATCATCGACGTCGGCGGTGAGTCCACCCGTCCCGGCGCGACCCGCATCGATCCGCGGGTCGAGGCCGCCCGGGTCACGCCGGTGATCAGAGAGCTTGCCGCACAAGGCATCACGATCAGCATCGACACCATGCACGCCGACGTCGCGCGGGCCGCCCTCGACGCGGGCGCGCACATCGTCAACGACGTGTCGGGCGGGCGCGCCGACCCGGCGATGGCCGGCGTGCTCGCCGACGCGAAGGTGCCGTGGATCCTGATGCACTGGCGTTCGGTGGACGCCGACCACCCACACCGGGTGCCCGAATACCGCGACGTGGTCGCCGAGGTGCGAACCGAACTGCTCGCCGCGGTCGACGCCGCGGTGGCCGCGGGCGTCGAACCGGACCGGCTCATCATCGATCCCGGTCTCGGGTTCGCCAAGACCGCCGAGCACAATTGGGCGCTGCTGCACGCGCTGCCCGAATTGGTCGGCACGGGCATCCCGGTTCTGGTCGGCGCGTCGCGCAAACGCTTCCTCGGCACGCTGCTCGCGGCCCAGGACGGCACGCCGCGTCCACCGGACGGCCGGGAGACCGCGACCGCGGTGATCTCGGCGCTGGCCGGCCTGCACGGCGCGTGGGGCGTGCGGGTGCACGACGTCCAACGCTCGGTCGACGCGCTCAAGGTCGTGCGGGCCTGGACCACGGGAGGGCAGATTGGCTGA
- the folB gene encoding dihydroneopterin aldolase, whose translation MADRIELRGLRVRGNHGVFDHERADGQDFVVDITVWMDLRPAAASDDLADTLDYGALAHRAADIVAGTPRNLIETVSAQIADGIMTDERLQAVEVVVHKPSAPIPLTFDDVAVVARRSRRGGR comes from the coding sequence TTGGCTGACCGGATCGAATTGCGGGGACTGCGGGTCCGCGGCAACCACGGCGTCTTCGACCACGAACGCGCCGACGGCCAGGACTTCGTCGTCGACATCACGGTGTGGATGGATCTGCGCCCCGCGGCCGCATCCGACGACCTGGCCGACACCCTCGATTACGGCGCGCTCGCCCACCGCGCCGCCGACATCGTCGCGGGCACACCCCGCAACCTGATCGAGACGGTATCGGCGCAGATCGCCGACGGCATCATGACCGACGAGCGTCTGCAGGCGGTGGAGGTCGTCGTCCACAAGCCGAGTGCGCCGATCCCGCTGACATTCGATGATGTTGCCGTGGTGGCACGGCGATCGCGGAGAGGTGGCAGATGA
- the folK gene encoding 2-amino-4-hydroxy-6-hydroxymethyldihydropteridine diphosphokinase: MTSTVLSVGSNLGDRLTRLQSVLDGLGPAVRAVSPVYETAAWGFVDQGPFLNAVLLADDPALDGHGWLRRAQDLEAAAGRVRGQRWGPRTLDVDLITVHDGADEVTSRAEGLTLPHPLAHLRAFVLIPWLDVDPDATLTVAGRSQRVQRLLSEIDPAERAGVRRTDLVLDIRTEPAAG, translated from the coding sequence ATGACCTCAACGGTGCTTTCCGTCGGCTCGAACCTCGGCGACCGGCTCACCCGGTTGCAGTCGGTGCTCGACGGTCTCGGACCGGCGGTGCGCGCGGTGTCACCGGTGTACGAGACCGCGGCGTGGGGCTTCGTCGATCAGGGCCCGTTCCTCAACGCCGTCCTGCTGGCCGACGATCCGGCCCTCGACGGGCACGGCTGGCTGCGTCGCGCGCAGGATCTCGAGGCCGCGGCCGGACGCGTCCGCGGGCAGCGTTGGGGTCCGCGCACCCTCGACGTCGACCTGATCACCGTGCACGACGGCGCCGACGAGGTGACCTCGCGCGCCGAGGGCCTGACTTTGCCGCACCCGCTGGCACACCTGCGGGCGTTCGTGCTGATCCCGTGGCTGGACGTCGATCCGGACGCGACGCTCACCGTCGCGGGCCGGTCGCAGCGCGTGCAGCGCCTGCTGTCGGAGATCGATCCGGCCGAGCGGGCCGGGGTCAGGCGCACCGACCTGGTGCTCGACATCCGGACCGAACCCGCAGCCGGCTGA